The genomic stretch CAAGCTGGCCGGCGCGTTGGCCAAAGCCGGCATTGATGGTGCGTCGGGCGCAGTCGTGGTGACGTCACGCGTGTCGGTCGAGATGGTGCAGAAGACCGCCTCTATCGGCGCGGCCTTCATTATCGCCGTCTCGGCTCCGACGGCCCTTGCCATCCGCACCGCGCAAGAAGCCGGCATGACGCTGGTGGCGCTGGTGCGCGGCGATGATTTCGATGTTTTCACCCACCCCGACCGGGTGGTCTTGGGAGTTACCCAGCATGTCGCATGACGAAGGCCACATCACCAGCACCAGGGAAAAGCTGGTGCGCATGGCCAACCAGATCGCGGCCTTTTTTCATTCCAGGCCACGCGAGGAAGGTGTTGCGGGCGTCGCCGAGCATATCAACAAGTTCTGGGAGCCGAGGATGCGGCGGCAGTTCTTCGAGATGCTGGACAGCGGCGACAAAAGTTTTGACGAACTCGTCGTGATAGCCGCGGCCAGGATCAAGCGGCCAATCACGCCGGCGGAAGCCGATCTCAAGCTCGGGCTGAACGCCTCTCCAGCCGACGTCGCCGCCTCGCAAAAGTAACCCGGGCGGCGTCGGACTACATTTCGTTCTGCTAAAGTTTAAGCTGCCGCAGCCGTGGCGGCTCTGCTATGATTAGCGACCAGAAGTCGTCAGGCCGGGCGGAAAACTCGTGAGGCCGATCGAGACCCGATATGCCCTCAGTGGCGATGTGCGGATCGCCTATCAGGTGGTCGGCCAGGGATCGTTCGATCTCGTCTTCGTGCCGGGCTTCATTTCCAATCTCGACCTGCACTGGGAAGACGAGGGCTACTCCAGGCTCTTGAAGCGGCTGTCGGCGTTCTCGCGGCTGATCCTGTTCGACAAACGCGGCACCGGCCTTTCCGACCGTGTCGATGCGCACAACCTGCCCAGTCTTGAAACGCGTATGGACGATGTGCGCGCGGTGATGGACGCCACCGGCAGCGGCCGGGCTGCCTTGCTTGGCGCGTCCGAAGGCGCGCCTATGGCAATGCTGTTCGCCGCCACCTATCCCGAGCGGACGCGGGCGCTGGCGCTCTATGGCGGCTATGCGCATTTCCACAAATGGGTGATGCCGCCGGAACGCCTCAACGCCTTCATCGCCAAGGCCGACACGGCCTGGGGCACGGGCGCCACCTTGCCCAATTTCGCGCCGGGCCGGGTCGACGACCCGCATTTTACCCAGTGGTGGGCGCGTTTCGAACGCCTGTCGGCGAGCCCGACGGCAGCAGCGGCGCTGGCGCGGATGAACGCGGAAATTGACGTGCGTGGCGTGCTGGCGGCGATCAGCGCGCCGACGCTGCTCATCCATCGCCGCAACGATGCGCGGGTCGATCCCGACGCCAGCCGCTTCCTGGCCAGGAAAATCCCGAATGCGCGGCTGGTCGAGATTCCCGGGCGCGACCATCCGATCTGGACCGGCGACGTCGACCGGGTCGCCGACCTGATCGAGGAGTTTCTGACCGGCGAGCGCGCCGTCGCCGAAGCGGACCGCGTGCTGGCGGCCCTTCTGGTGACGCGCATCTACGATACGACGCGGATGGGCGACCGCATGTGGAGCGAACGCAGCGAGCGCTTCCAGGAAACCTGGCGGTTGCTGGTCGGGCGCCATGGCGGCCGCGCGCTGGGCACGCAGGGTGAGATGATGATTTCGCGCTTCGATGGCCCGGCGCGCGCCATACGCTGTGCGGCGGCACTGCGCGAAGCGGCGAAAGGGCTCGGCGTGGCCAGCGCGCAGGGCGCGCATGTCGGCGAGATTGAACTGCGCGGGCCGCCGGTGGGGCTGACGGCGCGCGTGACGATGCAGCTTGCTGCGCACGCCAGCCGAGGCGACATTCTCGCGTCGCGGCTGGTCGCGGATCTGGCAACCGGCTCGGGCCTTCATTTCGAAGACGCCAGCCGGGTCACGCTGGACGATCTCGATGAGCCGATGGCACTGGTGCGGGCAATGTCGGAACAGCATCTGGAGCCCGACTGCCGCGCCAGGACCAAAGCGACCGAACCGGCCGTGCTGACGGCGAGGGAAAGCGAGGTGGTGAGCCTGATTGCCGACGGCAAGAGCAATGCTGCGATTGCCGCCGAACTCAGGCTGAGCGAGCACACGGTCAAGCGCCACGTCGCCAACATATTGCTCAAGCTCGACCTGCCGTCGCGAGCGGCGGCAGCCGCATTCTCGGTCCGGCACACTGGCCCGGACGGGCCATGAGAGCCATGGCCCGTCCGGGCGAAGCGGCCATGCCGACGCAGGCGCTATCAATTCTCCCCATGCAGGGCAGGCGGATGTCGCCTTTGAAGGCGCTGCGAACGGAGGATGAAATGCTCAAGTCAAAGCGGAATGTCAGATCACTGGTGATCGCGGCGAGCATTGGCGCGCTGTTCACGATCACTCCCGCAAAGGCCGAGGATGCCTCGGCAACGGCCGCCTACAAGGACATTCAGGCAACGCTCGGCTCGGTGCCGGACATGTTCAAGACCTTGCCCGATGTCGCGATCGCCGGCGCCTGGGCCGAAATCAAGGGCGTCCAGCTCAATCCGAAAACCGCTCTGGACGGGAAGACCAAGGAGCTGATGGGCCTTGCGGTCGCCTCACAGATCCCCTGCCAATATTGCATCTACTTCCACACCGAGGCGGCCAAGCTCAATGGCGCCAGCGACGAGGAGATCAAGGAGACGATCGCGATGGCGGCGATCGTGCGCCACTGGTCGACGATGCTCAACGGCAGCCAGGTCGATCTCGCCACTTTCAAGAAGCAGACCGACGACGTGTTCGCGGCCGTCAAGGCGAAGTCGCAGTGAAGATTCCTGCCTGGCGGCAAACACCGGGCATCGCCTACCGAACATCAACGGCCCGATCGTGAAGACGGGCACATGGAGGATAAAATGTTGACCAAGACTCAAGTCGTGGATGGCGCGGCGATCAAGAAGGCGATCGAGGGCCGCGACGGCAAGATGCTGTCGAGCTTCTACGCCGACGACGCGGTGGTGCGGGTGATCGACCGCAACAACCCGCCGAGCAAACCGCGCGAAGTCCGCGGGCGCGCGGCGATCGCCACCTTCTGGGACGACATTTGCAGCCGGGCGATGACCCACAAGGTCGACACCACGATTGCCGACGGCGACAGCCTCGCCTTCACCCAGGCCTGCGCCTATCCGGACGGCACGAAAGTGTTCGCCGCGGCAATGCTGGAGCTGAAGAACGGGCGTATCGCGCGGCAGACCGTCGTGCAGGCCTGGGACGAGTAGATCAACCGCGGCTCGCCGCAATCTCGGAGGGAAAAAAGATGTTCAGCGCCAGATGGCAGATCGACGCCAAATTCGGGCACAAGCAGACCGTGCTCGAGCTGCTGAAGAAATGGGAACGCGAGATCGGCTCGCAGGTCGGCCTCGCCGATCTGAAGTTCCAGATCATGACGGGATCGATCGGCGCCCGGGAAGCGACGGTCGAGTCGCATCACCAGGTCGAGAGCCTGGCCCAGTTGGAGTCGTTCTTCGCAAAGATCGGCAAGATCGACGCGCACGCCAAATGGGGCAAGGAGATCGAGCCCTATGTCGTGTCAGGCACCAGCCTGTGGAACATCTATCGCATCGTCGAGTAGCGGTCTTTCCCCGTGAACGGCAGGGCTATCGCATACGGGCGATGGCTCTGCCGTTCACGGGGGAGAAGCGAAAATGGCCACACCCGGCCCTTCGCTATGGCTCCGGGCGTTCGTCGCTCGAACAGCCCATTTGGGGGCTTTTCATCCGCTGCGCGGACCGCTTCTCACCCATGCGCAACCATCACATGCCGCACGGCGGTATAATCCTCCAGCGCGTAGAGCGACATGTCCTTGCCATAGCCGGACTGCTTTAGCCCGCCATGCGGCATCTCGTTGGTCAGCATGAAGTGGGTGTTGATCCAGGTGCAGCCATATTGCAGGCGGGCCGCCGTCGCCATGGCGCGCGACACGTCCTTGGTCCACACCGATGACGCCAGGCCGTAGTCGCTGTCATTGGCCCAGTTCACCGCCTCGTCGACTTCGGTGAAGCGGGTGATCGAGACGACCGGGCCGAAGACTTCGCGGCGCACGATCTCGTCCTCCTGCAGCGCACCCGCGACGACGGTCGGCTGGTAGTAGAAGCCGGACCCCACGCCCGGCTTGCCGCCGGTGGTGATCTCGATATGCTTCAGTTCTGCGGCGCGCTCGACAAAGCTCGAGACGCGGTCGCGCTGACGGCGCGAGATCAGCGGGCCGATCTCGTTTTCGGTGTCGTCCGGCTGGTTGTACTTGATGGTCGAGACGGCGGAGGAGAGATCGGCGACAAGCTTGTCGTAGATCTTCTTGCCGGCATAGATGCGGCAGGCCGCGGTGCAGTCCTGGCCGGCATTGTAGTAGCCGAAGGCGCGCAAGCCGTTGACGACGGCACCGAGATCGGCGTCGTCGAAGACGATGACCGGCGCCTTGCCGCCGAGTTCGAGATGCGTGCGCTTGACCGATTTGGCAGCGGCCTGCAGCACCTTCTTGCCGGTGGCGACGTCACCGGTGATCGAGATCATGTTGACCTTGGGGTGGTTGATCAGCGTGTTGCCGACGCTGTCGCCGCGGCCGAGCACGACATTGACCACACCTTCCGGCAGGATATCGGCAAGAATCTTTGCAAGCTTCAGCGCTGTCAGCGGCGTCTGCTCCGACGGCTTGAAGACGACGGTGTTGCCGCCGGCGATTGCCGGCGCCAGTTTCCAGGCCATCATCATCAGTGGATAGTTCCACGGCGCGATCGAAGCGACGATGCCGATCGGGTCGCGCCGCACCATCGAAGTATGGCCAGGCAGATATTCGCCGGCGACGACGCCCGGCATCGAGCGGACGGCGCCGGCGAAGAAGCGGTAGCAGTCGACGATCGCCGGGATCTCGTCATTGAGCACGGCATTGATCGGCTTGCCGCAGTTCAGCGCTTCGAGTGCCGCGAACTCTTTCGCTTCGGCTTCGATGCGGTCGGCGATCTTCAAGAGGTAGCCGGAGCGCTGCGCCGGAGTCGTGCGCGACCATAAGACGAACGCTTGTTCGGCAGCCAGCACCGCCGCCTCAATCTGTGCCTGGTTGGCCTCGGGCAGGTTGAGAATGGTCGCCCCGGTCTTCGGATTGAGGATCGGCTCTTCGGCTTCTGTGCCCTTCTCGAATTTCGAGCCGATCAGCATCTGGGTGTCCATGGAAGTCTCTCCCTTGAGATCATTTGCCCGAACCGGCGATCTGGTCACCGTCGCGGGTCAGGTAATAGGCAAACAGGATCGGCAGCAGCGTCACCAGCACGACGACCATGGCCACGACATTGGTGACCGGACGTTGGCGCGGACGGATCAGTTCCTCCAGCATCCAGATCGGCACCGTCTGCTGCTGGCCGGCGGTGAAGGTGGTGACGATGACTTCGTCGAACGAAAGGGCAAAGGCCAGCATGCCGCCGGCCAGCAGTGCGGTGGCAATGTTGGGCAGCACGACATGCCGGAAGGTCTGGAAGCCGTCGGCACCGAGATCCATAGAGGCCTCGATCATCGAACCCGACGTGCGGCGGAAGCGGGCCACCGCATTGTTGTAGACGACGACGACGCAGAAGGTGGCGTGGCCGAGCACGATCGTCCAGAACGAGAACGGGATCTCGGCCAGCGAAAAAGCCGAGCGCAGCGCGATGCCGGTGATGATGCCGGGCAGCGCGATCGGCAGGATGACCAGCAGCGAGATGGTTTCACGGCCGAAGAACTTTGTCCGCGACACCGCCGCTGAACAGAGTGTGCCGAGGATCAGCGCAATCGCCGTCGAGATGGCGGCAACGCGCACCGACAGCGACAGCGCTTCCCAGACATCGGGCCGGTTCCAGGTGACGGCGAACCACTGCGTGGTCAGCCCAGGCGGCGGCCAGACGAAGCTCTTCTCCTCCGTCGTGAAGGCGTAGACGAAGATCAGCAGGATCGGCAGATGCAGGAACAGCAGGCCGCAAGCGGCGGCGATCTTCAGCGAAAGAGGCGCGGACTGGCCACGATCAGAGCGCATCGAAGGCCCCCATGCGCTTGGCACCCCAGAGGTAGAAACCCATGATGACGATGGGCACGACGGTGAAGGCGGCGGCGAGCGGGATATTGCCGGCGGTGCCCTGCTGCGAATAGACGGCCTGACCGATGAACAGCCGCGACGTCCCGATGATCTGCGGGATGATGTAGTCGCCCAATGTCAGCGAGAAGGTGAAGATCGAGCCGGCGACGATACCGGGCAACGCCAGTGGAAACAGCACATTGCGGAAGGTCTGGCCGGGCGATGCGCCGAGATCGGAGGAAGCCTCGACCAGATTGCCGGGCACGCGCTCGAGGGCTGCCTGCACCGGCAGGATCATGAACGGCAGCCAGACATAGACGAAGACGATGAAGGTGCCGGTGAACGACACCGACAGCGAGTTGCCGCCGACGACCGGCAGCGACAACCAGGCATCAAGCAGCCACAGCAAATGCAGCTTGGCGAGCAGCCAGGTCAAAATGCCTTCCTTGGCCAGGATCAGCTTCCAGGCATAGATCTTGACCAGATAGCTCGACCACAGCGGCAGCATGACGCCGAGATAGAACAGCGCCTTCCAGCGGCCGCGCGCATAGCGCGCCGCATAGTAGGCGATGGGGAAGGCGACGATGGCCGAGGCCAGCGTGACCAGAGCCGCCATCGTCACCGTGCGCAGGATGATGTCGAGATTGGCGGCTTGCAACAGGTCGCCATAGGTCTTCAGCGTGAACTGGCGGTTGATGAGGCCGGAATACTCGTCGATGGAGAAAAAGCTCTGCGCCAGGAGCGCGAACAGCGAGCCGATATAGACGATGCCGAGCCACAGCACCGGCGGCAAAAGCATGAGCAGGAGCAGGAGTTGCGGCCGGCGCCAGAACAGGTCCGACAGCGCACCACGCATGCCGCCGCTGCCGGGCAGGATGGCGGGGGCCGTGGCGCGCGGCATGGTGGCGTCGAGGCTCATGCCGGCTCGTCCATCAGATGCAGGTGCTCGCGGTTGAAGGTCAGCACCACCGCCTCGCCTTCCGCCGGCAGGGTCGTGCCGGCCGGCACGATGGCGTGCAGCTTGAGCCCGTCGGCATCGAGCGCCAGCCTGGTGGTGGCGCCGAGATAATTGGTCGAGACGAGGCGGGCGGCGACGCCTTCGCCGCTTGCGGCGCGGCCGACTCGAATGGATTCGGGGCGCAAGCTGCCCCAGCGATGCTGGCCGGAATAGCGCTGGACGAAGTCCGGCGGCAGCACGTTGGAGGAACCGACGAAATCGGCGACGAAACGCGTCTTCGGCCGCTGATAGATGTCCTCCGGCGTGCCGATCTGCATGATCCTGCCGTCGTTGAAGACGGCGACGCGGTCGGCCATCGACAGCGCTTCGCCCTGGTCGTGGGTGACGAAGACGAAGGTGACGCCGAGCGCCTTCTGCAGCGATTTCAGCTCTTCCTGCATGTTCTCACGCAGCTTGAGGTCGAGCGCGCCGAGGGGTTCGTCGAGCAGCAGCACCTTTGGCTGGTTGACCAGCGCGCGGGCGAGCGCGACGCGCTGGCGCTGGCCACCGGAAAGCTGGCCGGGGCGACGGGCGCCGTAGCCTGGCAGCCGCACCAGCGACAGCGCCTCTTCCGCTGCCTTGTGCCGCTCGGCCTTGCCGACGCCCTTGACCATCAGCCCGTAGGCGACGTTGTCCAGCACATTGAGATGCGGGAACAGCGCATAGTCCTGGAACACCGTGTTGACGTTGCGGCGATAGGGCGGCACGCCCTCGGCGCGTTCGCCGAAGATCGAGATCGATCCCGCCGTCGGCTGCTCGAAGCCGGCGATCAGGCGCAGGCATGTCGTCTTGCCGGAACCGGACGGCCCGAGCATGGCGAAGAACTCGCCCGGCGCAACGTCGAGATCGACCGCGTCGACAGCGCGAACGCTGCCGAAATGGCGCGAGACTTTCTGGAAGGAGACGGCAGAGGTCATGGGCTGTCAGTCTGTTGTCGGTTCGGTTCTATTGAACCATCTTCGCCTGCAAATCATGGCTTGGATGGCAAATTCACGCGCCACTTCACCTCCTCCTCGATGGGGGAGGTCGCGGCGAAGCCGCGGGTGGAGGTGATGGCGCGGACCTAGCGGACAGGCCCCACCCCGACGCTACGCGTCGACCCTCCCCGCGGGGGGAGGTAATGGCGTTACCGTCCGCCGATGACGCCGATATAGTCCGACACCCAGCGGTAGTACGGCACGCACTGGTCTTTCTGGGTGACGCATTTCGAGACCGGCGTTTTCCAGAACTTGATCTTGTCGAAGTTGTCGTAGCCGTTGGTCTTGCAGCCTTCCTCGCCGAGCAGTTCATTGCCCTTGCAGGCGGCGGGCACCACGGGGAGCGAGCCGAACCAGGCCGAGACATCGCCCTGCACCTTGGGTGACAGCGAATGTTCGAGCCACATATAGGCGCAATTCGGATGCGCCGCGTCGGCTTCCATCATGGTGGTGTCGGCCCAGCCGGTGACGCCTTCTTCCGGCACGGTCGAGGCAACCGGCTTCTTGGCGGCAACCAGCGTGTTGACCTGATACGGCCACGAACCGGAGGCGACGACGCCTTCATTCTGGAAATCATCGACCTGGATGGCGGCGTCATGCCAGTAACGGCCGACCAGGGTGCGCTGGACGCGCAGCAGGTCGAGTGCTGCCTTGTACTGGTCCTCGTTCAGCTCGTAGGGGTCCTTGATACCGAGTTCCGGCTTGTGGAACATCAGATAGTTGGCGGCGTCCGCGATATGGATCGGCCCGTCATAGGCCTGGACGCGGCCCTTGTTGGACTTGCCGTCCGGCAGCTTCATCTCTTCGAAGACGACGTTCCAGCTCTTCGGCGCTTCCTTGAACACTTCGGTATTATACATCAGGATGTTGGGGCCCCACTGATAGGGGACGCCGTAATGGACCTTGTCGACGGTGAACCAGGGCGCGTCCTTGAGGCGATCGTCGACCGCCTTCCAGCTCGGAATGAGATCGGTGTTGATCGGCTGCACGCGCTTGCCGGCAACCAGGCGCAGCGAGGCATCGCCCGAAGCCGTGACAAGGTCGAAGCCGCCCTCGTTCATCAGCGAGACCATCTCGTCCGAGGTGTTGGCGGTCTTGACGTTGACCTTGCAGCCGCTGTCCTTCTCGAAGGCAGTGACCCAGTCATAGCCCTTGTCGGTCTCGCCGCGCTCGATATAGCCAGGCCAGGCAACGATGTTGACCTGGCCTTCGCCCTTGCCGAGTTCCTTGACCTGGGCGACGGCCTGACCCGAGAAGGTCAGCGCGACCGTCAGCGCAGTGCATGACTTCAGGAATGAATTCATCATCGATCTCCCATTTTGGCGCATGATCCCCGAAACCGCTCCGGTTTTCGCCAAGATCACGCGCGGACTGTAAAACTGCCGGTTCGTCCTGTGGACTTGATGTCGCTCTTGTGGCGGCTTTGGCCCCTGAAACGGAAGGTGCTTGGAAAATTCCGGTTTCGCAAATTCATTTATCAGAAAGGCGATATCGGTTTTCCCGATAGATTGACACCCTTCAATCAGGGGCGCTGGCGGACCGTCCGCTGCGACTGGGCAAGGCCGATGAAATCGCGCGCCGCTTGCGGCAGGCCGGAGCCGCGACGCCAGACCATGCCGACCTGCACCACCGGCAAGGAGCCCGAAATATCGCGCGATTCGATGCGGTCGCCTTCCAGCGACCAGGGCCGGTAGACGAGGTCGGGCAAAAGCGCCACGCCGGCACCGGTGGCGACCAGGCTGCGCACCGCCTCGACCGAGCGGGTGCGGAAGGCGACATGCGGCTTGGCGCCGATCGCCGTCAGCAGTTTTCCCGTGTTCTCCTCGATCTCGTCGACGGTCAGCATGATCAGCGGCTCGCCGGCAATGTCGCCAATACTTATGATGTCGGCGCCGGCGAGCGAATGGCCGAGCGGCAGCCACAGGCGGTAGGCCGAGACCTCGAGGATTTCCGACTGCAGCGCGGTGCGGTCGCGCAGGTTCGAGGTGACCATGACGGCGATGTCGAGCTTGCCGCCGATCAGGAGATGTTCGAGATAATCGCCATTGTCCTCGATGGCCGAGACCTCGACGCCCGGATAGGCGCGGCGGTAGCGGGCGAGCAGATCCGACAGGACATAGCCGGCGACCAAAGACGTAACGCCGAGCTGCAGCCGCCCGCCCGCCACTGCCTGTTCTCCGGAAAAAGAGCGGCGGGCGTCGGAGACATCGGCGAGGATCTTGGTCGCGTGGCGCAGGAACTGATGGCCCTTGTGGGTGATGTTGAGGCCACGCGGATGGCGCTCGAACAGCTCGACGCCGAGATCGCTTTCGAGTTCCTTGATGGCTTCGGTGACCGACGATTGCGAAATGGAAAGGTTCTGCGCCGCGCCCGACACCGTGCCTTGCTCGGCGACGGCGATGAAGAACTGCAACTGGCGGATGGTGAAAGCCATGGCCGGACTAAACACCGGCGGACAAGCGAAGGAAAGCCGATGGCGGAGCTTATCCCATGACTGGAGAGCTGGCGCTCAGCCGAGCATAAGCCTGATGCGCCGCCGGCATGCGGGACCATAGCGTAGTGCCAGCATAAAGGCCGTCTCCAGCGCCACCACGATGACAATGATGCGGAAGCCCACCGTGAAGGTACCCTGGCCACTGCCGTGCAGGAGATAGCCGGTTACGAGAAAGCCCAAGTTCCACAGCGTAGCGCCGAGCAGCGTCGCGGCCGCGAAGGGCAGAGCGGGCAGGCAAAGCGCGCCGGCCGCGATCGGCAGGTAATTTCGCACGGTCGGGATGAACTGCGCCAGCAGGGACACAAAGACATGATTGCGCCGGTAGGCCTGGCCAAGCTTGCGATAGGTTGCAGGGCGCAGGAAGACATATCTGCCGGCACGTTCGATCAGCCTGTCGGCACGGTCAAATCCGATCCGGCGGCCGACCCCATACCAGACAAGGCAGCCGGAAAAGGAGGCAAGCGTCGTCACCGTCAGCAGGATCGCCAGTGTGGACACATCCGGCGCAGCCGTCATGCCCAGGAACAGCAACAGCACATGCGAGGGCGGCACCGGCAGAATCTTCTCGGTGAAGGCAAGGCAGAAGACGCCGAACAGGCCGAAGCCGAGAATGACCGACAAAGGACCTGTCATGCGAAGCGCCAATCATAGATTCCCAGCGTCTTGATCCTGGCGACGCGGTATACCGTTGCCGGCGGAAAATTGCGAAAGGTATGGCCGACCCGCGTGACCTCGAGATCGAGCCGGTCGAGCAGCGACTGGTCGAACGGGCAGCGTCGGCCGAGCGTGAACTGATAGAGCGCCCCGCCCGGGCGAAGGTTTGCGAAAACGCCTTCGAGAATGGCGAGCGTCTTGCGCGGCGAAATCAGACGGAAGGGCAACCCGCTGACGGCAGCACCGACGACCGGACTCTGGAACAGCGACAGATGTTGCAGACCGACGGCATCCATTTCGAAAATACGAGCGGCGGGAAAGCGCCGCATGAGCAGTGCCGCAAAATCCGGATCGGATTCGATCAAAGTCAGATCCTCTTCCCTCACCCCGCGCGAAAGCAGCGCCCGTGTGAACGGACCGGTTCCGGGACCGAGCTCCAGCACGGGGCCAGTCTCGGGACCGATGTCGCGCGTCATCAAGGCCGCCAGGCTGGAACTGGATGGCGTGACGGACCCGACCCTGAACGGTGCCATGGTCCAGGCCATGAGAAAAGACAGAGCGTCATTTGCAGACATAACCAAACCTCAATTGCGGACGACAGCATGCCAACCAGTTTGGTGTGGCGTTCTGATTTCGTTTCGGCGTCGGACCCGAACCTGTTGCTGCATATCCGGGCCCGACGCCTTGACGCCGGCATGGGCGGTTCCTGCCGACCGGCGCTGTTTGCCGTCACTGGATTGCATAGACATTGCGCAACATCGCGGGCGCAAAGAAAGAACTTGCCGGCCTCGGTGCATTCGGCTTTGCCATGTCTACGCAATGTTGGCGCGGTAGCGCCCGACCCGATGTGATTACCCGGGAGATGGTGGATGCGTATCTTGCTGGTCGAGGACGAACCCGAAATGGTCTCGGCGCTGCGTGCAGCGCTGAAACGTCACGACATGGTGGTCGACCACGCCGGCACATTGCTGGAGGCCGAGGGCTTCGTTGCCGTCGACAGCTACGACGCCATCCTGCTTGACCGCCAGTTGCCGGACGGCGACGGGCTGTCGCTTGTGCCGAGATTGCGCTCGGCGAAGAACACGACGCCCGTTCTGGTGCTGACGGCGAAGGGCGAAACGTCTGACAAGGTCGATGGGCTGGACATGGGCGCGGACGACTATCTGGCCAAGCCGTTCGCCTTCGAAGAATTGCTGGCCCGCTTGCGCGCTTTGCTCAGGCGGCCGGCGCCGATGCAGTCGCAATTCATTCGTGCCGGCGATCTGGTGCTCGATGTCGGGCATCGCGAGACTGCAATCCGCGGCGAGCCGCTCAGCCTGCCACGGCGCGAACTCCTGGTGCTGGAGGCGCTGATGCGGCGCACCGGCCGCATGGTGCAGCGCGAGGCCTTGATGGAAGCGGTGTTCGGCCTCGACGACGAAATCCAGTCCAACGCGCTCGACACCCATGTCTCGCGCCTGCGCCGCAAGCTCACCGACGCCGATGCCGGGGTGACGATCAACGGCATTCGCGGCGTCGGCTATCTCCTGCGTGAGACGACATGAGCCTCGAGCCATGAGTATCAGGCGCCCGCGTTCGCTCAAATGGAGCCTGGTGCTGCGCATCGCCTTGCTGCAATGCGCGATGCTGACGCTGATCATTGTCGGCATTCTCGGTGCGTTGCTGGCTACCGGCCTCATTCCACACGACTACGAAGACGGCACGATGGACGTGCTGGCGGATGCGGTGGCGCGTGACGCGGGCGGCAAGCTTGCCCTGCGGGAGACCTCGGATCTGACGAAGCTGCGATCCGATGTCCCCGATCTCTGGTTCATCATCCGCGACAAGCAGGGGCAGCGGCTGCAGGAGGGCACGGTGCCGGCCATCTTCCAGCCCTTTGTCGGGCTGCTGGACACCATCAGTGATGCGCGTATCGACCATACAATCGGGCAAAGCGCGCCGCCGGAGGGGAAAATCCGCTGGACCGACACCGCGGCCGGCAACGTACAGATCTTCTCCGGCACCAAGGGCGGGCTTTCGCTGCTGCGTCTGCTCGGACAGGCGCCGCAATTCTTCCTGCAGGGCATATTGCCGCTCGCCGGACTGATGGCGCTGGCCACGCTGTTTGCGACGCCCTGGGTGGTGCGCGGCGCGCTGTCGGGCCTTGGCCATGCGGCCGCCGAGGCCGAACGCATCGACATCGACCAGCGCGGTGTACAGCTGCCGCTGAAGGACGTGCCAAAGGAAGTCACGCCGCTGGTGAAGGCGGTGAATGCCGCCCTTGCGCGACTCGACAAAGGCTATGAACGCCACAAGCGTTTCCTGACCGACGCCGCCCATGAGTTGAGGACACCGGTGGCCATCCTCAACACGCGCCTGGCCTCGCTGCCGGCAACACCCGAGCGGGCACGGCTGCTGCAGGATGCAGCACGGCTTTCAACGCTGACCGACCAGCTGCTCGACCTGCAACGTCTCGACCGGCAAACCGCATCCTTCGAGACGGTCAACCTGGTGGCGATCGCGCGCGGCGTCATTGTCGACCTCGCGCCGATGGCCTTCTCGGCCGGGTACGAGATGTCGTTCGAGCCGGAACGGGAAACGGTTTTCGCCAGCGGCGACCGCACCGCGATCGAACGTGCCGTGACCAACATCGTCCAGAACGCCATCGAGCATGGCGGCCGCGCGGGCAAGATCACCGTGGGTGTCACAACGCCAGCCGTCATCGAGGTGCGGGAC from Mesorhizobium sp. NZP2077 encodes the following:
- a CDS encoding response regulator transcription factor, with the protein product MRILLVEDEPEMVSALRAALKRHDMVVDHAGTLLEAEGFVAVDSYDAILLDRQLPDGDGLSLVPRLRSAKNTTPVLVLTAKGETSDKVDGLDMGADDYLAKPFAFEELLARLRALLRRPAPMQSQFIRAGDLVLDVGHRETAIRGEPLSLPRRELLVLEALMRRTGRMVQREALMEAVFGLDDEIQSNALDTHVSRLRRKLTDADAGVTINGIRGVGYLLRETT
- a CDS encoding HAMP domain-containing sensor histidine kinase gives rise to the protein MSIRRPRSLKWSLVLRIALLQCAMLTLIIVGILGALLATGLIPHDYEDGTMDVLADAVARDAGGKLALRETSDLTKLRSDVPDLWFIIRDKQGQRLQEGTVPAIFQPFVGLLDTISDARIDHTIGQSAPPEGKIRWTDTAAGNVQIFSGTKGGLSLLRLLGQAPQFFLQGILPLAGLMALATLFATPWVVRGALSGLGHAAAEAERIDIDQRGVQLPLKDVPKEVTPLVKAVNAALARLDKGYERHKRFLTDAAHELRTPVAILNTRLASLPATPERARLLQDAARLSTLTDQLLDLQRLDRQTASFETVNLVAIARGVIVDLAPMAFSAGYEMSFEPERETVFASGDRTAIERAVTNIVQNAIEHGGRAGKITVGVTTPAVIEVRDEGDGVPLGERERIFEPFYRLRPQDHGAGLGLNLVQEIMQLHGGRIEIFDGKPSGACFRMSFRALSA